Proteins encoded in a region of the Fuerstiella sp. genome:
- a CDS encoding peptidylprolyl isomerase, with translation MFSFDFTRILATVFSPLRRLSMNAVAVWWPAKVRTKQRLRRSAVAVGSEVLEQRTLLAGNVTANLIAGNLIVQGDEADNVVELLSDETGTIVLRGLDGTSVNGNTEFVPGDGIPEIFGDLQVLLADGDDALVIDGIRVADSLRIEDDSGNNTVTIQSFTTGANLWIEQGAGDDIIRVIGSTVGRHFVVNPSGGENILLTEQVQVSGDTLFQAGGQADSLIFNASNFSDDLLVTSGAGSDFVFVGPSELVDGPTVIEDEVRIRTEDGDDDIVFSGPNAFGNRTVLNGGSGTNRTDIESDNQFATDPQRFNFSSDSIPSSETEVTVSDVLTRIAAIQREEVLPLLLNLDLSANTTTQSSETLLTGNADFVIAGTTTAGAVITIDSDADGEFDDETTTADETGQFSSELRLTNTPANKGANAIQIKSSLDGEETVESLNVHLAEGTVLRFSSSLGTFDTELLDEDAPQTVSAFLADLSRNDNSIIHRSVSDFVIQGGGFAVSGSDTIPPVVSRIAPFEAPPNEFALAENSNVRGTLSTAQVGGNINSFTGQYFINTVDNLFLDNVPHTVFGNVIGTGMIVVDTINSLPGFNLVSDFGEPALTDVPLRDYADTEVPAARDNFVIVESISVLLAGADSDGNSDELAADEEQS, from the coding sequence AACAGCGTCTGCGCCGGAGTGCCGTTGCAGTCGGCTCTGAGGTGCTGGAACAGCGGACACTTTTGGCCGGCAATGTGACGGCGAATCTCATCGCCGGCAATCTGATTGTCCAGGGGGATGAAGCTGACAATGTTGTTGAGCTGCTCAGCGATGAAACAGGAACGATCGTATTACGAGGACTGGACGGAACCTCAGTTAACGGGAACACAGAATTTGTTCCAGGTGACGGGATCCCGGAGATTTTTGGCGATCTGCAGGTTCTTTTGGCCGATGGTGACGACGCTCTGGTGATCGACGGAATTCGGGTCGCAGACAGCCTGCGAATTGAAGATGACTCAGGAAACAACACCGTCACCATCCAATCCTTTACAACCGGGGCAAATCTCTGGATTGAGCAGGGCGCCGGTGATGACATTATCCGGGTAATCGGCAGCACTGTCGGTCGTCATTTTGTCGTGAACCCGTCCGGGGGAGAAAACATCCTGTTGACCGAACAGGTTCAGGTGAGTGGTGACACCCTGTTTCAGGCAGGAGGTCAGGCGGATTCTCTGATTTTCAACGCCAGTAATTTTTCTGATGATCTTTTGGTGACCAGCGGTGCCGGCAGCGATTTTGTGTTCGTGGGTCCTTCAGAGCTGGTCGATGGACCTACAGTAATCGAGGATGAGGTCCGGATACGTACCGAAGATGGAGATGACGACATTGTGTTCAGCGGACCAAACGCATTTGGCAACAGAACAGTTCTAAACGGTGGTTCCGGAACCAATCGCACAGATATTGAATCCGATAATCAATTTGCCACCGATCCACAGCGTTTCAATTTTTCGAGTGACTCGATCCCGTCCTCGGAAACTGAAGTTACAGTCTCTGATGTACTGACACGTATTGCCGCTATTCAGCGTGAGGAAGTTCTTCCTCTCCTGCTGAATCTTGATCTGTCGGCCAATACGACGACACAATCCAGTGAAACGTTGCTCACCGGAAATGCTGATTTTGTGATCGCGGGAACCACGACAGCAGGAGCGGTTATCACCATTGACAGTGATGCAGACGGTGAATTCGATGATGAAACCACAACTGCGGACGAAACCGGACAGTTCAGCAGTGAGCTGAGACTCACGAACACGCCTGCCAATAAAGGCGCCAACGCCATCCAGATCAAGTCTTCGCTGGATGGTGAGGAAACCGTCGAATCACTGAACGTCCATCTGGCGGAAGGTACGGTCCTGAGATTCTCTTCGTCTCTGGGAACATTTGACACAGAACTTCTGGACGAGGATGCTCCACAAACTGTCAGCGCGTTCCTGGCTGATCTTTCACGCAATGACAATTCAATCATACATCGCAGTGTAAGTGATTTCGTCATACAGGGCGGCGGGTTTGCAGTATCGGGCAGTGACACAATTCCACCTGTGGTCTCTCGCATCGCACCGTTTGAGGCTCCGCCAAATGAATTTGCTTTGGCGGAAAATTCGAATGTGCGCGGAACACTGTCCACGGCTCAGGTCGGCGGAAACATCAACAGTTTCACCGGACAGTATTTCATCAATACGGTTGACAATCTGTTTCTTGACAACGTACCCCACACGGTCTTTGGCAATGTGATTGGAACCGGCATGATTGTGGTTGATACAATCAACAGCCTGCCGGGCTTCAATTTGGTCTCTGATTTTGGTGAGCCGGCTCTTACGGACGTTCCGCTGCGGGATTATGCGGATACCGAGGTTCCCGCCGCGCGAGACAACTTTGTCATCGTCGAGAGCATCAGCGTTTTATTGGCCGGAGCGGACTCAGATGGTAACAGTGACGAACTGGCAGCCGATGAAGAGCAGTCCTAA